One window of the Rhipicephalus microplus isolate Deutch F79 chromosome 2, USDA_Rmic, whole genome shotgun sequence genome contains the following:
- the LOC119179524 gene encoding uncharacterized protein LOC119179524 produces MEGMDFNAATSARLSIEAIRTLEVPANYWCRIEAVGHCDLIFVTTVISKRTKLDIFHERAVCCMFTEGKIVAQVFYQGVLCQEKPVQSLAEATSVLEEARESPVCKGAMCKQEFKPLSSRLTAHHRAEANTAGRSVISVRCFGKVSSEGSSCAECKSLRKALLTRKSYINCRVHLPVKKTLSSRLTQQKKKTARLQNQACVLKKKLSVMLAKNVAIAEEDFNAKVALLPEKQREATLHIFKASSRKSTKGMIFSNEWVLECLIMKLKSARLYEHLRKEKILVLPSKTTLRKYLKCYRTGFGFSNKIFDVLKQKTCTMDEFLCHGGLIVDELKLSEHLSVNSEGRIDGFVDLGQFTSDKDKHSVCDHGMVIIFVPFVGKWTQILAAFATHGNINGNLLTKIMLEAVILAEKAGLKVDFITSDGATWNRKMWSVMGIKASLTETKCSTLHPVDPTRKLHFLSDFPHLIKCLRNGLLRSDYETPEGRVSLQFVRKALELDGCSVTLQAMHGITGSHTNPNNFEKMRVSLAFQLFGEKVIHGLQLYKSGIEDTCGDITATLKFFKIIHDLVQMMTSRFPAEALRPSSASVEKLRSFQEYLSSWEDHTKGQKGFLSQSTAAGLRVTVSSVLSLLQYLTEKLGYRYLMTSRVSQDPVEHVFGIVRQSSGCNTHPTPQQFISTINCLSFNNLAHSASKGNCEPAVLHALLPANSSAENVPSGKQRLMDKFINSDNVAAVQSSLPQSAPDHASCIISASDNRLTFYIAGYVARKCLLKSGCEECRKLLLMQKESAESLKHLAQLTHMKDRGGLLYPSSLLFKFVHDLEKAFTTCFSLLELHADSILDILSEVKAKQKNGLGCRDHSEGIAAEVIVFYITTRLHFLTKSVNQNSAKKRESAKHLKLSRC; encoded by the exons ATGGAAGGCATGGACTTTAATGCTGCCACTAGTGCGCGACTTTCAATTGAAGCTATTCGCACACTTGAAGTTCCTGCAAACTACTGGTGTCGTATAGAAGCAGTTGGCCACTGCGATCTAATATTTGTGACGACAGTGATAAGCAAGCGTACAAAACTGGATATTTTTCATGAAAGAGCTGTGTGCTGTATGTTCACAGAAGGAAAAATTGTAGCCCAAGTCTTCTATCAAGGTGTTTTGTGTCAAGAGAAACCCGTGCAATCCCTTGCTGAGGCCACATCCGTATTGGAAGAAGCTCGAGAAAGCCCTGTCTGCAAGGGAGCAATGTGTAAACAAGAATTCAAGCCGCTTTCCTCTCGGCTGACCGCACATCATCGAGCTGAAGCAAACACTGCTGGACGATCCGTGATCAGCGTACGCTGCTTCGGAAAAGTTTCTTCTGAAG GCTCAAGTTGTGCAGAATGCAAGTCCCTTAGGAAAGCGTTACTGACAAGAAAGTCGTACATTAACTGTCGTGTACACCTGCCTGTAAAGAAAACCCTTTCTTCACGACTGACGCAACAAAAGAAGAAGACAGCACGTCTTCAAAATCAGGCATGTGTGCTTAAGAAAAAGTTGAGTGTCATGCTTGCCAAGAATGTGGCAATCGCAGAAGAAGATTTCAATGCAAAAGTAGCTCTCCTACCAGAGAAGCAGCGTGAGGCAACTCTCCACATATTCAAAGCTTCTTCACGGAAGAGTACTAAAGGCATGATATTTTCAAATGAGTGGGTGCTCGAATGTTTGATTATGAAGCTGAAAAGTGCAAGGTTGTATGAGCacttgagaaaagaaaaaatCTTAGTTCTCCCTAGTAAGACTACGCTTCGCAAATATTTAAAATGCTACAGAACTGGGTTTGGATTTAGCAATAAAATCTTTGATGTGCTGAAGCAAAAGACTTGCACTATGGACGAGTTTTTATGCCATGGAGGACTCATCGTGGATGAACTGAAACTCTCGGAGCACCTCTCAGTGAACAGTGAAGGCCGCATTGATGGCTTCGTTGACTTGGGACAGTTTACGTCTGACAAAGATAAGCACAGTGTCTGTGATCACGGTATGGTGATAATTTTTGTGCCCTTTGTTGGCAAATGGACGCAAATACTCGCTGCATTTGCGACTCATGGAAACATAAATGGGAACCTGCTGACGAAGATAATGCTTGAAGCCGTCATTTTAGCTGAGAAGGCCGGACTCAAGGTTGATTTCATTACGTCTGATGGTGCCACTTGGAATCGGAAAATGTGGTCTGTGATGGGCATCAAAGCATCACTGACAGAAACGAAATGCAGCACATTGCATCCAGTGGACCCAACGCGCAAACTCCATTTTCTGTCGGACTTTCCTCACTTAATTAAGTGCCTGAGGAATGGACTACTAAGGTCGGACTACGAAACACCTGAGGGCCGG GTATCTTTACAATTCGTACGCAAAGCTTTGGAACTGGATGGTTGCAGTGTCACATTGCAGGCAATGCATGGAATCACCGGAAGCCACACGAACCCCAACAATTTTGAAAAGATGAGAGTATCTTTAGCTTTTCAGCTTTTCGGAGAAAAAGTGATTCATGGTCTGCAGCTGTACAAGTCAGGAATTGAAGATACCTGTGGTGACATCACAGCTACACTAAAGTTTTTCAA GATCATCCACGACCTTGTGCAAATGATGACTTCACGATTTCCAGCTGAAGCGCTGCGCCCAAGTTCAGCAAGTGTTGAGAAGCTGCGATCGTTTCAGGAGTATCTTTCATCATGGGAAGACCACACGAAGGGGCAGAAAGGATTCCTGAGCCAGTCAACAGCAGCTGGGCTGCGAGTGACAGTGTCAAGTGTGCTTTCTTTGCTTCAGTATCTCACTGAGAAACTAGGCTACAGGTACCTAATGACATCTAGAGTAAGCCAAGATCCTGTTGAGCATGTTTTTGGCATTGTCAGGCAGTCGTCTGGATGTAACACGCACCCAACACCACAGCAGTTTATTAGCACTATCAACTGCTTGAGCTTCAACAATCTTGCTCACTCAGCTTCAAAGGGAAACTGTGAGCCTGCAGTGCTCCATGCCCTTCTACCCGCAAATTCAAGTGCTGAAAATGTTCCATCTGGTAAACAGCGCTTAATGGACAAGTTTATAAACAGTGACAATGTAGCTGCCGTGCAGAGCTCGCTCCCACAGAGTGCGCCAGACCATGCGTCATGCATTATATCTGCCAGTGACAACCGGCTAACATTTTATATAGCAGGATATGTAGCTAGAAAATGCCTACTGAAGTCTGGCTGCGAAGAGTGCCGTAAACTTCTTCTAATGCAAAAGGAGTCTGCTGAAAGTCTCAAACACCTTGCGCAATTGACACACATGAAAGACAGAGGTGGCCTGCTTTATCCGTCTAGCCTGTTGTTTAAGTTTGTTCATGATTTAGAAAAAGCCTTCACAACGTGTTTCAGTTTGCTGGAGCTGCACGCTGATAGCATACTCGACATTTTAAGCGAAGTTAAGGCAAAGCAAAAAAATGGGCTTGGTTGTCGTGACCATTCTGAAGGCATTGCAGCTGAGGTCATCGTTTTTTACATCACTACTCGTCTGCATTTCCTAACTAAAAGCGTGAACCAGAATAGTGCTAAAAAACGAGAATCAGCCAAGCACCTAAAACTCAGTAGATGTTAA